One region of Zingiber officinale cultivar Zhangliang chromosome 7B, Zo_v1.1, whole genome shotgun sequence genomic DNA includes:
- the LOC122007307 gene encoding protein NRT1/ PTR FAMILY 8.2-like produces the protein MDGTDDRYTKDGTTDIHGKPALKKNTGNWKACPYILVNECCERLAYYGMSTNLVNFMKDRLNQGNAEAANNITNWSGTCYATPLLGAFLADAYLGRYWTIFTFMIVYITGMTLLTMTASVEGLKPTCHDGVCHPTNFQKGMVFLSLYLIALGTGGIKPCVSSFGADQFDESDGSEKKNKTSFFNWFYFSINVGALIASSVLVYIQNNVGWGWGFGVPTVAMAIAVVTFFSGTQLYRHQKPGGSPITRILQVVVASLRKSGSKVAADKSLLFEVPEKESVIQGSRKLESTDGFKFLDKAAVLTQDDKDRFSSWRLCTVTQVEELKSILRLLPIWASGIVFSAVYSQMGTMFVLQGNTLDPHIGPNFKLPAASLSIFDCISVIIWVPVYDRIIVPVAREFTGNQRGFTHLTRMGIGLLISVFSMIAAGILEVVRLRVVASHDMYDSDGYIPISIFWQVPQYFIVGAAEVFKSVGQLEFFYDQAPDAMRSLCSALALTTVALGNYLSTVLVILVTKITTKDGKFGWIPENLNRGHLDYFFWLLAILSLVNFAVYLLIAKWYTYKKTTDDEVVLV, from the exons ATGGATGGAACTGATGATAGGTACACAAAAGATGGGACGACTGATATCCATGGCAAGCCGGCTTTGAAAAAGAACACCGGCAACTGGAAAGCTTGCCCTTATATTCTTG TGAATGAATGCTGCGAAAGGTTAGCCTATTATGGGATGAGCACAAATTTAGTTAACTTTATGAAAGATCGTCTCAACCAAGGGAATGCTGAAGCTGCAAATAATATCACTAACTGGTCCGGCACATGCTATGCTACACCACTGCTTGGGGCTTTCCTGGCCGATGCCTATTTGGGAAGATATTGGACAATCTTTACTTTCATGATAGTTTACATCACC GGCATGACTCTTTTAACCATGACAGCATCTGTGGAAGGTCTCAAACCTACTTGCCATGACGGTGTTTGTCATCcaacaaattttcaaaaaggaatggTCTTTCTATCGCTTTACCTCATCGCTTTGGGCACCGGAGGAATCAAGCCTTGCGTTTCTTCTTTCGGGGCCGACCAATTTGATGAATCGGATGGAtcagaaaagaaaaacaagaccTCCTTCTTCAATTGGTTTTACTTCTCCATCAACGTTGGTGCTTTAATTGCTTCTTCTGTGCTAGTCTACATACAAAACAATGTAGGATGGGGTTGGGGCTTTGGCGTACCGACGGTGGCAATGGCGATCGCAGTTGTGACCTTCTTCTCAGGCACTCAATTGTACAGGCATCAGAAACCTGGAGGAAGCCCGATCACTCGGATTCTTCAGGTTGTTGTTGCATCCTTGAGAAAATCTGGATCAAAGGTAGCTGCTGACAAGTCTCTTCTATTCGAAGTCCCTGAAAAGGAATCTGTGATACAAGGTAGCCGTAAGCTTGAATCTACCGATGGATTTAA GTTCTTAGATAAGGCTGCAGTCCTCACTCAAGACGACAAGGACCGTTTCAGCTCCTGGAGACTCTGCACTGTCACCCAAGTCGAGGAGTTGAAGAGTATACTGAGGCTTCTTCCGATATGGGCAAGCGGCATAGTGTTCTCGGCGGTCTATAGCCAGATGGGAACTATGTTTGTACTCCAAGGCAACACTCTAGACCCCCACATCGGCCCCAACTTCAAGCTCCCTGCAGCGTCGCTCTCCATTTTTGATTGTATCAGCGTGATCATCTGGGTTCCCGTCTACGACCGCATCATCGTGCCAGTTGCTCGCGAGTTCACCGGCAACCAGCGGGGCTTCACTCACTTAACTCGGATGGGCATAGGGCTCCTCATCTCCGTCTTCTCCATGATCGCTGCAGGCATTCTCGAAGTTGTGAGACTCCGCGTTGTTGCAAGTCATGACATGTATGACTCTGATGGCTACATTCCGATATCGATATTCTGGCAGGTCCCTCAGTACTTCATCGTGGGCGCAGCTGAGGTTTTCAAATCGGTCGGACAACTGGAGTTCTTCTATGATCAGGCACCTGACGCCATGAGGAGCTTGTGCTCCGCGCTTGCGCTCACCACCGTGGCGCTCGGCAATTACTTGAGTACCGTGCTTGTCATATTAGTCACAAAAATCACGACCAAGGATGGGAAATTTGGATGGATTCCGGAGAATCTCAACAGAGGCCACCTCGATTACTTCTTCTGGCTGTTGGCAATCCTCTCCTTGGTGAATTTTGCGGTATACCTCCTTATCGCAAAGTGGTACACCTACAAGAAGACAACAGATGACGAGGTCGTGCTAGTTTGA